From a region of the Halolamina sp. CBA1230 genome:
- a CDS encoding SelT/SelW/SelH family protein, whose amino-acid sequence MTAVEIEYCVPCGHRERAQELQGAILEEYGLKVDRVALVTGDGGVFEVRVDGDEIFDIDEDEYNVDAIVEGVGGYVEAAA is encoded by the coding sequence ATGACAGCCGTCGAAATCGAGTACTGTGTCCCGTGTGGACACCGCGAGCGAGCACAGGAACTGCAAGGAGCGATCCTCGAGGAGTACGGGCTGAAGGTGGATCGCGTGGCGTTAGTGACCGGCGACGGCGGCGTGTTCGAGGTCCGGGTCGACGGCGACGAGATCTTCGACATCGACGAGGACGAGTACAACGTGGACGCGATCGTGGAGGGCGTCGGCGGGTACGTCGAGGCAGCTGCGTGA
- a CDS encoding ABC transporter ATP-binding protein: MTEEPLLSVRDLEKHYPVRSGLLRRVSDHVKAVDGISFDVEAGEVVGLVGESGCGKSTAATTLLHLEEPTGGAVRFQGERVADQSRAERKAFRRNAQVVFQDPDSAFDPQATVGESIADPLETHGLRDEARQAEIVADVLERIGLSADDADRYPHEFSGGQKQRIALARALVLDPDLLVADEPVSALDVSIQADILSLLADLRDELDLGILLISHDLDVVRQICDRVAVMYLGEIVEVGPTEALFENPQHPYTEALLDAIPDPDPRNRGDPVELRGDVPDPIDPPAGCSFHPRCPQVIPPEEYAFDDGEYRAVLDLRLALRDDDIDTDRHDTTTAIREAYDVPGTLADDDAEAVLEGAIDDVLDGDRERALDRLDAFETPCEHEDPELQSTNERQSAACLRHTR; the protein is encoded by the coding sequence ATGACTGAGGAACCCCTGCTCTCGGTGCGCGATCTGGAGAAACATTACCCGGTCCGGAGCGGCCTGCTGCGCCGCGTCAGCGACCACGTGAAAGCCGTCGATGGGATCTCCTTCGACGTGGAGGCCGGCGAGGTCGTTGGCCTCGTCGGGGAGTCCGGCTGTGGGAAGTCGACGGCGGCGACGACGCTGCTCCACCTCGAAGAGCCCACCGGCGGGGCGGTCCGGTTCCAGGGCGAACGCGTAGCCGACCAGTCGCGGGCCGAGCGGAAGGCGTTCCGGCGGAACGCACAGGTCGTGTTCCAGGACCCCGACTCCGCGTTCGACCCGCAGGCGACCGTCGGCGAATCGATCGCCGACCCGCTCGAGACCCACGGCCTGCGCGACGAGGCGCGACAGGCGGAGATCGTCGCCGACGTGCTCGAACGCATCGGGCTCTCCGCGGACGACGCCGACCGCTACCCCCACGAGTTCTCCGGCGGGCAGAAACAGCGTATCGCGCTGGCCCGCGCGCTCGTGCTCGACCCGGACCTGCTGGTCGCAGACGAGCCCGTGAGCGCGCTGGACGTGAGCATCCAGGCCGACATCCTCTCGCTGCTCGCGGACCTCCGGGACGAACTCGACCTGGGGATCCTGCTGATCAGCCACGACCTCGACGTGGTGCGGCAGATCTGTGACCGCGTCGCGGTGATGTACCTCGGCGAGATCGTCGAGGTCGGGCCGACCGAGGCGCTGTTCGAGAACCCCCAGCACCCCTACACGGAGGCGCTGCTCGACGCCATCCCCGACCCCGACCCGCGGAACCGAGGCGATCCGGTCGAACTCCGCGGGGACGTCCCCGACCCCATCGACCCGCCGGCGGGCTGTTCGTTCCACCCGCGCTGTCCGCAAGTGATCCCGCCGGAAGAGTATGCGTTCGACGACGGCGAGTACAGAGCGGTGCTCGACCTCCGGCTCGCGCTGCGGGACGACGATATCGACACGGATCGCCACGACACGACGACGGCGATCCGTGAGGCGTACGACGTCCCGGGGACGCTCGCCGACGACGACGCCGAGGCGGTGCTGGAGGGCGCGATCGACGACGTGCTGGACGGCGACCGGGAGCGTGCGCTCGACCGACTCGACGCGTTCGAGACGCCGTGTGAGCACGAGGATCCGGAGCTTCAGTCGACGAACGAGCGGCAGTCCGCCGCCTGCCTCCGACATACGCGGTGA
- a CDS encoding ferritin-like domain-containing protein, with amino-acid sequence MSSEKVIDLLRKAYGDEMETVMNYQTNAIVLDGVRAEEIKESLQTDIQEELGHAEQLGNRLKQLDARPPSSGEFVARQDSLQPPEDSTDVLSVIRGVLDAEEDAIDTYRELIDAAEAADDPVTEDLAVTILADEEAHRTEFRGFEKEYQQD; translated from the coding sequence ATGAGTTCTGAGAAAGTCATCGACCTGCTGCGCAAGGCGTACGGCGACGAGATGGAGACGGTGATGAACTACCAGACCAACGCCATCGTGCTCGACGGCGTCCGCGCCGAGGAGATCAAGGAGAGCCTCCAGACGGACATCCAAGAGGAGCTCGGCCACGCCGAACAGCTCGGGAACCGGCTCAAACAGCTCGACGCACGCCCGCCCAGCTCCGGCGAGTTCGTCGCGCGACAGGACTCCCTCCAGCCGCCCGAGGACTCCACGGACGTGCTCTCGGTGATCCGTGGCGTGCTCGACGCCGAGGAGGACGCCATCGACACCTACCGCGAACTGATCGACGCCGCGGAGGCGGCGGACGACCCGGTGACGGAGGACCTCGCGGTCACGATCCTCGCCGACGAGGAGGCCCACCGCACCGAGTTCCGCGGCTTCGAGAAGGAGTACCAGCAGGACTGA
- a CDS encoding ABC transporter ATP-binding protein, whose protein sequence is MSDPLLSVRDLHTEFDTEAGVVKAVDGASFDVDAGETVCLVGESGSGKTVACESITRLIPTDSGAITDGEVRFDGDDLTERTGSELTEYRGNRIAHVFQNPQGALDDMYTVGQQIVETVRAHRDLDREAARAEAIDLLDRVGIPDAADRFDEYPHSFSGGMKQRVVVAIALAGDPDLLIADEPTTALDVTIQAQILRLLDEIQSERGMGLLFVTHDLGVVAEIADRVVVMYAGKVMEAGGVYELFENPAHPYTRALLDCLPGRGQAFDTIGGTTPDPTDPPDGCRFHPRCEHAVEDCRAGEQPAFERVDDGHEVSCLLYGDDHHPPMSFPDTNDD, encoded by the coding sequence GTGAGCGACCCCCTGCTCTCGGTGCGGGATCTCCACACCGAGTTCGACACCGAAGCCGGGGTAGTGAAGGCGGTCGACGGCGCCTCCTTCGACGTCGACGCCGGCGAGACGGTCTGTCTCGTCGGCGAGTCCGGCTCCGGGAAGACCGTCGCCTGCGAGTCGATCACGCGGCTGATCCCGACGGACTCCGGCGCGATCACCGACGGCGAGGTCCGGTTCGACGGCGACGATCTGACCGAGCGGACGGGGTCGGAGCTGACCGAGTACCGCGGGAACCGGATCGCCCACGTGTTCCAGAACCCACAGGGCGCGCTCGACGACATGTACACGGTCGGCCAACAGATCGTCGAGACCGTCCGGGCCCACCGCGATCTCGACAGGGAGGCCGCGCGGGCGGAGGCGATCGACCTGCTCGACCGCGTGGGGATTCCCGACGCTGCCGACCGGTTCGACGAGTACCCCCACTCGTTCAGCGGCGGGATGAAACAGCGCGTCGTCGTCGCGATCGCGCTCGCCGGCGACCCCGACCTGCTGATCGCGGACGAGCCGACGACAGCGCTCGACGTGACGATCCAGGCCCAGATCCTCCGCCTGCTCGACGAGATCCAGAGCGAACGCGGGATGGGGCTGCTGTTCGTGACCCACGACCTCGGCGTCGTCGCGGAGATCGCCGACCGCGTGGTCGTGATGTACGCCGGGAAGGTGATGGAGGCCGGCGGCGTGTACGAGCTGTTCGAGAACCCCGCCCACCCATACACCAGAGCGTTGCTCGACTGCCTCCCGGGCCGCGGCCAGGCGTTCGACACGATCGGCGGCACGACGCCCGATCCGACCGATCCGCCCGACGGCTGTCGGTTCCACCCGCGTTGTGAACATGCAGTCGAGGACTGCCGCGCCGGTGAGCAGCCGGCGTTCGAGCGCGTCGACGACGGCCACGAGGTGTCCTGTCTGCTGTACGGCGACGACCACCACCCACCGATGTCCTTCCCCGACACGAACGATGACTGA
- a CDS encoding mandelate racemase family protein: MAPTITKIESREFEYPLEDVGTDEHGFNLVYEPGETTYRKLFGVKIHTDEGITGEYVGGNSPAAAQYNIIAKYLIGKNPLEREKHWSEIKRALRKYDRMGMGPIDIALWDFAGKHYDAPIHELLGTYRTEIPAYASTYHGDDAGGLDSPEAFADFAEECRDAGFGGFKIHGWGGGDSSRDLDREVEAVHAVGERVGDEMDLMHDPACELETFADALELGKACDEQDFFWYEDPFRDGGISQHAHRKLSQKLDTPILQTEHVRGLELKSDFAANDATDFLRADPEYDAGITGAMKVARVAEAFGLDIEFHAPGPAQRHCIAACRNSNYYEMALVHPYCQNTQPPVYEGGYSDMMEAVEDGTVSVPEGPGLGVDYDWAYIEENTTGDVHTYE; this comes from the coding sequence ATGGCACCCACGATCACGAAGATCGAGAGCCGGGAGTTCGAGTACCCGCTGGAGGACGTGGGCACCGACGAACACGGCTTCAACCTCGTCTACGAGCCGGGCGAGACCACCTACCGCAAACTGTTCGGCGTGAAGATCCACACCGACGAGGGGATCACCGGCGAGTACGTCGGCGGGAACTCCCCCGCCGCCGCGCAGTACAACATCATCGCGAAGTACCTGATCGGGAAGAACCCGCTCGAACGCGAGAAACACTGGTCGGAGATCAAGCGCGCGCTCCGGAAGTACGACCGGATGGGGATGGGCCCCATCGACATCGCGCTGTGGGACTTCGCGGGCAAGCACTACGACGCGCCGATCCACGAGCTGCTGGGCACCTACCGCACCGAGATCCCCGCCTACGCGTCGACGTACCACGGCGACGACGCCGGCGGTCTCGACTCGCCGGAGGCGTTCGCGGACTTCGCGGAGGAGTGTCGCGACGCGGGGTTCGGCGGCTTCAAGATCCACGGCTGGGGCGGCGGCGACTCCTCCCGTGACCTGGACCGCGAGGTCGAGGCGGTCCACGCCGTCGGCGAGCGCGTCGGCGACGAGATGGACCTGATGCACGACCCCGCCTGCGAGCTGGAGACGTTCGCCGACGCGCTCGAACTCGGGAAGGCGTGTGACGAACAGGACTTTTTCTGGTACGAGGACCCGTTCCGCGACGGCGGCATCTCCCAGCACGCCCACCGCAAGCTGTCACAGAAGCTCGATACGCCGATCCTCCAGACCGAGCACGTCCGCGGGCTGGAACTCAAGTCCGACTTCGCGGCCAACGACGCGACGGACTTCCTCCGTGCGGACCCCGAGTACGACGCCGGGATCACGGGCGCGATGAAGGTCGCCCGCGTCGCCGAGGCGTTCGGGCTCGACATCGAGTTCCACGCGCCCGGGCCGGCACAGCGCCACTGCATCGCCGCCTGCCGCAACTCCAACTACTACGAGATGGCGCTGGTCCACCCGTACTGTCAGAACACCCAGCCGCCCGTCTACGAGGGCGGCTACTCCGACATGATGGAGGCCGTCGAAGACGGGACGGTTTCGGTCCCCGAGGGGCCGGGGCTCGGCGTCGACTACGACTGGGCGTACATCGAGGAGAACACGACCGGCGACGTCCACACCTACGAGTAG
- a CDS encoding S8 family peptidase, with protein sequence MTDPAYSRRGVLRAVGSGFAAGSLATVGSGTGAATPTADEPVTVNVGYASASGRNATLARASTVQYEFGFDALTVQLPESEIDALAARRDVQYVEENRALGGGITPRIHPRQQVDGQRVPYGVSVTGADVAAEQGYTGSGANVAILDTGIDSTHPDLAANLGRGAAFVPGISDIEEFDFPPGQDDDLLVSHGTHVAGVVGGIDNDIGVVGVSPAATLHAVKVLVGVFGGGSVAGVAAGVEFVADRGWDVANLSLGEAERSEMLADAVADAHERGVLLVAAAGNDGVLESDPPASDGGSTVSYPAAFEDVVAVGTTDRNDDLAAFSSVGPEIDLVAPGTGVLSAALPINIYSNVEQPVHRYIRLSGTSFAAPHVAGAGALLMSDAGLSNVEARERLRESAADVDLSENEGGSGRLDVAAALGVDAT encoded by the coding sequence ATGACCGATCCAGCGTACAGCCGTCGTGGCGTGCTCCGAGCGGTCGGGAGCGGGTTCGCGGCGGGTTCGCTCGCGACGGTCGGGAGCGGAACGGGGGCGGCGACGCCAACCGCCGACGAACCCGTGACCGTCAACGTCGGATACGCGTCGGCGAGCGGCCGGAACGCCACACTGGCTCGCGCGTCGACGGTGCAGTACGAGTTCGGTTTCGACGCGCTCACAGTCCAGCTGCCCGAGTCCGAGATCGACGCGCTGGCGGCCCGGCGCGACGTCCAGTACGTCGAGGAGAACCGCGCTCTCGGCGGCGGCATCACGCCGCGGATCCACCCCCGCCAGCAGGTCGACGGGCAGCGAGTCCCCTACGGCGTCTCCGTGACGGGCGCCGACGTGGCCGCGGAACAGGGGTACACCGGCAGCGGCGCGAACGTCGCGATACTCGACACCGGCATCGACAGCACGCATCCCGACCTCGCGGCGAACCTCGGCAGGGGCGCCGCGTTCGTCCCGGGCATCAGCGACATCGAGGAGTTCGACTTCCCGCCCGGCCAAGACGACGACCTGCTCGTCTCCCACGGCACGCACGTCGCCGGCGTGGTCGGCGGGATCGACAACGACATCGGCGTCGTCGGCGTCAGTCCCGCGGCGACGCTCCACGCCGTGAAAGTCCTCGTCGGCGTGTTCGGCGGCGGTTCCGTGGCCGGCGTCGCGGCAGGCGTGGAGTTCGTAGCTGACCGAGGGTGGGACGTCGCGAACCTCAGCCTCGGGGAGGCCGAACGGTCCGAGATGCTCGCGGACGCGGTGGCAGACGCCCACGAGCGGGGCGTCCTGCTCGTGGCGGCGGCGGGGAACGACGGCGTCCTCGAAAGCGACCCGCCCGCGAGCGACGGCGGATCGACGGTCTCCTACCCGGCGGCGTTCGAGGACGTCGTCGCCGTGGGTACGACCGACCGGAACGACGACCTCGCAGCGTTCTCCTCGGTCGGTCCGGAGATCGACCTCGTCGCTCCGGGTACGGGCGTGCTGTCGGCGGCCCTGCCGATCAACATCTACTCGAACGTAGAGCAGCCGGTCCACCGCTACATCAGGCTGTCGGGCACGTCCTTCGCGGCGCCACACGTCGCCGGCGCGGGCGCACTGCTCATGAGCGACGCCGGCCTCTCGAACGTCGAGGCCCGCGAGCGTCTCCGAGAGTCCGCGGCCGACGTGGACCTGAGCGAGAACGAAGGGGGGTCCGGCCGCCTCGACGTCGCCGCCGCGCTCGGCGTCGACGCGACATGA
- a CDS encoding ABC transporter permease, protein MPSKEFESAAFTEVEWDARDSRFTVRKRTLGLLAAFLLLAALYAYDAIVAPEELVAVLNWDVTRADWLLLVASVFVVRYGLYPLAADPDRTRRLLRRLRSHPIGLAALLSLGVLTAIGLLGPGLFFDTGYPKLKYRLQPPVFTTVYVDDIHYYNCVGQVADGYCHGTWRYPLGTNRYGEGMLELLVYGVRIALQVSLPTVVLIGVVGTTVGAVAGYYGGLVDDILMRYVDIQQTVPAIVVYILLATFFLGDYEGVADGGLFAFVAVFGLLNWGGVARVVRSNALRQRSSGYVLAARATGASDLQILRDRIVPNARGTIVTALSRRVPLLVLAQVALAYLSLSRIASESLGRVIRVGLVSDTMPWHQKWWVTTFAVALLAFAVAAFNVSGDSLRDALDTREGGSS, encoded by the coding sequence ATGCCCTCCAAAGAGTTCGAGTCTGCCGCCTTCACCGAGGTGGAGTGGGACGCACGCGACAGCCGGTTCACGGTCCGGAAGCGGACGCTCGGCCTTCTCGCCGCGTTCCTCCTGCTGGCGGCCCTCTACGCCTACGACGCGATCGTCGCGCCCGAGGAGCTCGTCGCGGTCCTGAACTGGGACGTCACCCGCGCGGACTGGCTACTCCTCGTCGCGAGCGTGTTCGTCGTACGCTACGGACTCTACCCGCTCGCGGCCGACCCCGACCGGACGCGGCGCCTGCTCCGCCGGCTGCGCTCACACCCGATCGGGTTGGCCGCGCTCCTCTCTCTCGGCGTCCTCACCGCTATCGGCCTCCTGGGCCCGGGGCTGTTCTTCGACACGGGCTACCCCAAACTCAAGTACCGGCTCCAGCCCCCGGTGTTCACCACTGTGTACGTCGACGACATCCACTACTACAACTGCGTCGGGCAGGTGGCCGACGGCTACTGTCACGGGACGTGGCGCTACCCGCTCGGGACGAACCGCTACGGGGAGGGGATGCTCGAACTGCTGGTCTACGGGGTCCGGATCGCGCTACAGGTCAGCCTCCCGACGGTGGTGCTCATCGGCGTCGTCGGCACGACCGTCGGCGCGGTCGCGGGCTACTACGGCGGCCTGGTCGACGACATCCTGATGCGCTACGTGGATATCCAGCAGACGGTGCCCGCCATCGTGGTGTACATCCTGCTCGCGACGTTCTTCCTCGGTGATTACGAGGGGGTCGCCGACGGCGGCCTGTTCGCGTTCGTCGCGGTGTTCGGTCTGCTCAACTGGGGTGGCGTCGCCCGGGTCGTCCGAAGCAACGCGCTCCGACAGCGATCCTCGGGGTACGTGCTGGCCGCGCGGGCGACGGGCGCGAGCGACCTGCAGATCCTCCGGGACCGGATCGTCCCGAACGCGCGGGGGACGATCGTCACCGCGCTCAGCCGGCGGGTGCCGCTGCTCGTGCTCGCACAGGTCGCGCTGGCGTACCTCAGCCTCAGCCGGATCGCCTCGGAGTCGCTCGGCCGGGTCATCCGGGTCGGACTCGTCAGCGATACGATGCCGTGGCACCAGAAGTGGTGGGTGACGACGTTCGCGGTCGCGTTGCTCGCGTTCGCCGTCGCGGCGTTCAACGTCTCCGGTGACAGCCTCCGCGACGCGCTCGACACGCGGGAGGGGGGGAGCTCGTGA
- a CDS encoding MBL fold metallo-hydrolase: MVHSTWDDWFVRDEVEAADPSDGVVGWYLGCNGFVLRSASTTLYVDPYFGDGDPPNIVRMIPVPIDPADATDCDAVLATHEHIDHMHPPSYDPLVNDLGAELYAPEASYEEPHYGGDMRAPDEQKHVIAEGDEFEVGDFTVHVRGANDPDAIEPVSYVIEHESGTFFHAGDSRPAPAAFPEIAAEFDIDVGALAFGSVGNIYEPESGYGERTRWYMDENQIVEAANQLELDRLLPTHHDMWQGVGADPKVLHEHATSFRYPRVLEVPHVGCAFRFGEPGIQRMGALDGR, translated from the coding sequence ATGGTTCACTCGACGTGGGACGACTGGTTCGTGCGCGACGAGGTGGAGGCGGCTGACCCCAGCGACGGCGTCGTCGGCTGGTATCTCGGCTGTAACGGGTTCGTGCTCCGCTCGGCGTCGACGACGCTGTACGTCGACCCGTACTTCGGCGACGGCGACCCGCCGAACATCGTCCGGATGATCCCCGTCCCGATCGACCCCGCCGACGCCACGGACTGCGACGCGGTGCTCGCCACCCACGAGCACATCGACCACATGCACCCGCCGTCCTACGACCCGCTCGTGAACGACCTCGGCGCGGAGCTCTACGCGCCCGAGGCCTCCTACGAGGAGCCCCACTACGGCGGCGACATGCGGGCGCCCGACGAGCAGAAACACGTGATCGCCGAGGGCGACGAGTTCGAGGTGGGCGACTTCACCGTCCACGTCCGCGGGGCGAACGACCCCGACGCGATCGAGCCGGTGAGCTACGTGATCGAACACGAGTCGGGGACGTTCTTCCACGCCGGCGACAGCCGGCCGGCGCCGGCGGCGTTCCCCGAGATCGCCGCCGAGTTCGATATCGACGTGGGCGCGCTGGCCTTTGGCTCGGTCGGGAACATCTACGAGCCCGAATCGGGGTACGGCGAGCGCACGCGGTGGTACATGGACGAGAACCAGATCGTCGAGGCGGCGAACCAACTCGAACTGGACCGGCTGCTCCCGACCCACCACGACATGTGGCAGGGCGTCGGTGCCGACCCGAAGGTGCTCCACGAACACGCGACCTCGTTCCGCTACCCGCGGGTGTTGGAGGTGCCCCACGTCGGCTGTGCGTTCCGGTTCGGCGAGCCGGGGATCCAGCGGATGGGCGCACTGGACGGACGATAG
- a CDS encoding ABC transporter permease — MSYVSYLLRRFAFAVFSVYAAATVMFAFTILQIRIILRQQLALLRWQNATEREIERFREAFVAQRGLDQPLHEHYLGYLIDLTTLEWGQSVAYGEPVAAVLDGRVVTTLEYVLPGVAIAIVLGVPLGVLAAFEKNGAVDWSARLSTYALLGIPVFMVITYVLAVVSPARAGPLTGSGPYVHPQVIAAFTVAVSLLAGQLRFSRSAVLDQTGREFVKMLRAKGISRLTLVRHVLRNAALPIVSLSLTELLAVLVLNIYVIEEILPIDGLARASLVAVDQGDMSLVTWSTLVIVFLGIAGSFLQDVLYGYLDPQVSVE, encoded by the coding sequence GTGAGCTACGTCAGCTACCTCCTCCGGCGGTTCGCGTTCGCCGTCTTCTCGGTGTACGCCGCCGCGACGGTGATGTTCGCGTTCACCATCCTCCAGATACGCATTATCCTCCGCCAGCAGCTCGCGCTCCTGCGGTGGCAGAACGCGACCGAGCGGGAGATCGAACGGTTCCGGGAGGCGTTCGTCGCCCAGCGCGGGCTGGATCAGCCCCTCCACGAGCACTACTTGGGGTATCTGATCGACCTCACCACGCTGGAGTGGGGACAATCGGTCGCGTACGGCGAACCGGTCGCGGCCGTGCTCGACGGGCGGGTGGTGACGACGCTCGAGTACGTCCTGCCTGGCGTCGCTATCGCCATCGTGCTCGGTGTCCCGCTGGGGGTGTTGGCAGCGTTCGAGAAGAACGGCGCCGTCGACTGGAGTGCACGACTGAGCACGTACGCGCTGCTCGGGATCCCCGTGTTCATGGTGATCACGTACGTTCTCGCCGTCGTCTCCCCTGCCCGCGCGGGTCCGCTCACCGGTAGCGGGCCGTACGTTCACCCACAGGTGATCGCTGCCTTCACGGTCGCGGTGAGCCTGCTGGCCGGCCAACTCCGGTTCAGTCGCTCGGCCGTGCTGGATCAGACGGGCCGGGAGTTCGTGAAGATGCTGCGGGCGAAGGGGATCTCCCGGCTTACGCTCGTGCGGCACGTGCTCCGGAACGCGGCGCTGCCGATCGTCTCGCTGTCGCTGACGGAGCTGCTGGCGGTGCTGGTGTTGAACATCTACGTGATCGAGGAGATCCTCCCGATCGACGGGCTGGCACGCGCGAGCCTGGTGGCGGTCGATCAGGGCGACATGTCGCTGGTCACCTGGTCGACGCTCGTGATCGTGTTCCTCGGCATCGCCGGGAGCTTCCTCCAAGACGTGCTGTACGGCTATCTCGACCCGCAGGTTTCCGTCGAGTGA
- a CDS encoding recombinase RecA, translated as MYDLQPHLDATVEPGTNILLTGPPLSGKRALCLDLLAAGTEKGGGSIIVTTKDSGDRMLEQFATRTSYESRPVAVVDCVTKQQGDDVPERDRVKYASSPVDMTGIGIQLSEFLEAFYQDRNITHNRVMLHSLTTLLMYSDLQTVFRFLHVFTGRVQSVDGLGLYCIDETAHDQQTINTLKQLFDGVVEVQEDTEPVVHLADA; from the coding sequence ATGTACGATCTCCAGCCACACCTCGACGCGACCGTCGAGCCCGGGACCAACATCCTCCTCACGGGGCCGCCGCTCTCCGGGAAGCGGGCGCTCTGTCTCGATCTGCTGGCCGCCGGCACGGAGAAGGGCGGGGGGTCGATCATCGTCACCACCAAGGACAGCGGCGACCGGATGCTGGAGCAGTTCGCCACGCGGACGAGCTACGAGAGCCGGCCCGTCGCGGTCGTCGACTGTGTCACCAAACAGCAGGGCGACGACGTGCCCGAGCGCGACCGGGTGAAGTACGCCTCCTCGCCGGTGGACATGACCGGGATCGGGATCCAGCTCTCGGAGTTCCTGGAGGCGTTCTACCAGGACCGGAACATCACCCACAACCGCGTGATGCTCCACTCGCTGACGACGCTGCTGATGTACTCCGACCTCCAGACCGTGTTCCGCTTCCTCCACGTGTTCACCGGCCGCGTCCAGAGCGTCGACGGCCTCGGCCTGTACTGCATCGACGAAACCGCCCACGACCAGCAGACGATCAACACCCTGAAACAGCTGTTCGACGGCGTCGTCGAGGTACAGGAGGACACAGAGCCCGTGGTCCACCTCGCGGACGCCTGA